The Argentina anserina chromosome 3, drPotAnse1.1, whole genome shotgun sequence genome includes a region encoding these proteins:
- the LOC126787851 gene encoding histidine--tRNA ligase, chloroplastic/mitochondrial: protein MLSAISSSRLILNNPLLIRVLRFPIPKLPLSTNPGSFSSLSTAAAVSNNAAGGGRTGAVSPSLVTEELQQRIDVNPPKGTRDFPPEDMRLRSWLFSNFREVSRLFGFEEVDFPVLESEALFIRKAGEEIRDQLYCFEDRGNRRVALRPELTPSLARLVIQKGKSLSLPLKWFAVGQCWRYERMTRGRRREHYQWNMDIIGVPEVTAEAELISAIVTFFKRLGITASDVGFKISSRKVLQAVLRRYSIPEALFGKVCIIIDKIEKLPLAEIKKELESVGVLEEAIDQLLQVLSIKSLTELEEILGDSGEAVADLKQMFSLADKFGYSEWIQFDASIVRGLAYYTGIVFEGFDRGGKLRAICGGGRYDRLLSTFGGDDIPACGFGFGDAVIIELLKEKGLLPELGLQVENIVCALEPGLQEAAATVATILREKGQSVDLVLESKPLKWVFKRASRINANRLILVGDSEWQKGMVGVKILSTGVQQEIKLDELD, encoded by the exons ATGCTCTCTGCTATTTCTTCTTCCCGCCTTATCCTCAACAACCCCCTCCTAATCCGCGTTCTCCGATTCCCCATTCCCAAACTACCCCTCTCCACAAACCCTGGGtccttctcttctctctcaacCGCCGCCGCCGTCAGCAACAATGCCGCCGGCGGAGGTCGTACCGGAGCAGTGTCTCCCTCGCTGGTCACGGAGGAACTGCAGCAGAGGATAGACGTGAACCCTCCCAAGGGCACAAGGGACTTCCCTCCCGAGGACATGCGCCTCCGCAGCTGGCTCTTCTCCAATTTCAGAGAGGTCTCGCGCCTCTTTGGCTTCGAGGAGGTCGATTTTCCGGTGCTCGAGTCCGAGGCTCTGTTTATTCGAAAAGCTGGCGAGGAGATTCGAGACCAG CTGTATTGTTTTGAAGATAGGGGGAATCGTCGCGTTGCGCTGAGGCCGGAGCTTACTCCTTCGCTGGCGAGGCTGGTGATCCAGAAAGG GAAATCTCTGTCGCTTCCATTAAAATGGTTTGCGGTGGGGCAGTGTTGGCGGTATGAGAGAATGACGAGGGGGCGGCGCAGGGAGCATTACCAGTGGAATATGGATATTATTGGTGTCCCTGAGGTTACG GCTGAAGCAGAACTTATTTCTGCAATTGTCACTTTCTTCAAGCGATTGGGGATCACAGCTTCAGATGTTGGATTTAAGATATCAAGTCGAAAG GTTTTACAAGCAGTATTGAGACGTTACTCCATACCTGAAGCTTTGTTTGGGAAAGTTTGCATCATCATAGATAAG ATAGAAAAGCTTCCATTGgcagaaattaaaaaagagCTAGAATCTGTTGGTGTATTAGAAGAGGCAATTGATCAGTTATTGCAAGTTCTTTCCATAAAGTCATTGACAGAGTTGGAAG AGATACTTGGAGATTCTGGGGAAGCAGTTGCTGATCTGAAGCAAATGTTCTCTCTTGCTGACAAATTTGGTTATTCTGAATGGATTCAGTTTGATGCTTCTATTGTTCGTGGCCTTGCATACTATACTGGTATAGTCTTCGAG GGTTTTGATAGAGGAGGAAAGTTGCGAGCCATTTGTGGTGGTGGGCGATATGACCGGTTGCTCTCTACCTTTGGTGGTGATGATATTCCTGCTTGCGGCTTTGGATttggtgatgctgtcataatAGAA TTGCTCAAGGAAAAGGGGCTTCTGCCAGAACTTGGCCTGCAAGTGGAGAACATTGTGTGTGCCCTGGAACCAGGATTGCAAGAAGCAGCTGCAACAGTTGCCACCATACTTAGGGAGAAAGGTCAAAGTGTTGATTTAGTCTTGGAGAGCAAACCGCTTAAATG GGTATTCAAGCGTGCTTCACGAATAAATGCCAACAGGCTGATCTTGGTGGGAGATTCAGAGTGGCAAAAAGGGATGGTGGGTGTTAAAATTCTGTCTACTGGTGTACAACAAGAGATCAAACTTGATGAATTAGATTGA